Proteins co-encoded in one Marinobacter gudaonensis genomic window:
- a CDS encoding DUF6160 family protein produces the protein MTQSSACRRNTLPSTLSLWVLALSLPLPAMAEFRPLDDGAMSGVTGQAGVTIELETKLSIDRLSWTDEGSLNVNGLRLSGQNDTVLDNMKLTVDIAGDGEVLEHGFSEIARRADAGLLDPTDPDVADALAKYSVAGSFGKQFNSGDLVMHLGAIDYGDPASIDDYLQAVDFELAVESITASGTEGSATLFSDVLLQGYVGPTDLVIRNGGTSSRTLANGNQVSGSELQLDTHFEITNGSLNWDAADLLFVFNFAAVGIEGLQIHNRRGDDTVGHFGMASATAKLSRGTSAASGNDGLSIHEVEFRADIDMPVFKIGGTSIGNVQFTDFAITDTTMMVYGH, from the coding sequence TTCCTCTGCCGGCCATGGCGGAGTTCCGGCCGTTGGACGATGGTGCGATGTCCGGGGTAACCGGTCAGGCCGGGGTGACCATTGAGCTGGAAACGAAGCTGAGCATTGACCGTCTGAGCTGGACCGATGAGGGGTCCCTGAATGTGAACGGGCTGAGGTTGTCGGGGCAGAACGATACGGTGCTCGATAACATGAAGCTGACGGTGGATATTGCCGGCGACGGTGAGGTGCTGGAACACGGCTTTTCGGAGATTGCCCGGCGCGCTGATGCCGGGTTGTTGGACCCGACAGATCCGGATGTGGCCGATGCTCTGGCGAAGTACTCCGTGGCAGGCTCTTTTGGCAAGCAGTTCAACAGTGGTGATCTGGTGATGCACTTGGGTGCGATCGACTACGGCGATCCGGCCAGCATTGACGATTATCTGCAGGCGGTGGATTTCGAGCTGGCGGTGGAGAGCATCACCGCCTCGGGCACTGAGGGTTCGGCCACGTTGTTCTCGGATGTGCTGTTGCAGGGTTATGTCGGGCCCACGGATCTGGTCATCCGTAATGGCGGCACTTCTTCACGCACCCTGGCGAACGGTAATCAGGTATCGGGCTCTGAGTTGCAGCTGGATACCCATTTCGAGATTACCAACGGTAGCCTGAACTGGGATGCCGCTGATCTGCTGTTCGTATTCAACTTTGCCGCGGTTGGCATTGAGGGGCTGCAGATTCACAACCGACGGGGCGATGACACGGTTGGCCATTTCGGCATGGCCAGTGCCACGGCCAAGCTGTCGCGGGGCACCAGCGCCGCGTCCGGTAACGATGGCCTGTCGATTCACGAGGTGGAGTTCCGGGCTGACATCGATATGCCGGTGTTCAAGATTGGCGGCACCAGTATCGGCAACGTCCAGTTCACCGACTTTGCCATTACCGACACCACGATGATGGTTTATGGCCACTAG
- a CDS encoding lysylphosphatidylglycerol synthase transmembrane domain-containing protein: MTDSTDIQYSRRASSRRLVVFSLLFLALTFAGLYTVYDQFAGRSITFDDRLIAPGTLLSVAALLLVYFVSDGLRLYFTLRALGHRVPFPAMCRLVFINLFFSNITPMATGGGFAQIWYLHHHGVPVGRATAATTIRTILAVLFIFSLTPIFLLTLKPLDGNSIAGDIGTALAVLIILYLGFFLVLLFRTHWLIGPLTRVLLTACRLHLISEQRHRRWQFKARREMLRLSRSFGDYLRGAPRYVWLSVLFTAVFLLSLFSFPALLMHSLDYSVDYVMSVGLLVVTTFVMYFSPTPGASGISEGVFGSFFRDILSANHLILVIVCWRLLTIYLGMIIGLVVLQRELVANRRKAG, translated from the coding sequence ATGACGGACTCAACGGACATTCAGTATTCCAGACGCGCTTCGAGTCGACGGCTCGTGGTGTTCAGTCTGCTGTTTCTTGCCCTGACCTTTGCCGGGCTGTACACGGTGTACGATCAGTTCGCCGGCCGCAGCATCACCTTTGATGACCGGCTGATCGCCCCCGGCACGCTGCTGTCCGTGGCCGCCCTGTTACTGGTGTACTTTGTCTCCGACGGCTTGCGCCTGTACTTCACGCTCCGGGCTTTGGGGCACAGGGTGCCGTTTCCGGCCATGTGCCGGCTGGTGTTTATCAATCTGTTTTTTTCCAATATCACGCCCATGGCCACCGGGGGCGGGTTTGCCCAGATCTGGTACCTGCACCATCACGGCGTGCCGGTGGGCCGGGCCACCGCCGCCACCACCATCCGGACCATTCTGGCGGTGCTGTTCATTTTCTCGCTCACACCGATATTCCTGCTGACCCTCAAGCCGCTGGACGGCAATTCCATTGCCGGCGACATTGGCACGGCACTGGCGGTGCTGATTATTCTGTATCTGGGCTTTTTCCTGGTGCTGCTGTTCCGCACCCACTGGCTGATCGGGCCACTGACCCGTGTGTTGCTTACCGCCTGTCGACTGCACCTGATCAGCGAACAGAGGCACCGTCGCTGGCAGTTCAAGGCGCGCCGGGAGATGCTGCGTCTGTCCCGGAGTTTTGGTGATTACCTGCGGGGTGCGCCCCGGTATGTCTGGCTGTCGGTGCTGTTCACGGCGGTGTTCCTGCTCAGTCTGTTCAGCTTTCCGGCGCTGCTGATGCATAGCCTGGACTACAGCGTGGACTACGTGATGTCGGTGGGGCTGCTGGTGGTCACCACGTTTGTCATGTATTTCTCACCCACGCCCGGGGCCTCGGGCATTTCCGAAGGTGTCTTCGGCAGCTTCTTCCGGGATATCCTGTCTGCCAACCATCTGATCCTGGTGATCGTGTGCTGGCGGTTACTGACCATCTATCTGGGCATGATCATCGGGCTGGTGGTGCTGCAGAGGGAGCTCGTTGCCAACCGGAGGAAAGCCGGATGA
- a CDS encoding glycosyltransferase, with protein sequence MMFRNPLKLLFYLCVLAVVLLVGYKVYLNLFTENFEGVHTEQVERIHRQVQAGEPFSFAVVGNINNSVGVFEDRIIPQLNQSGIDFMVSAGNAVSGGGEDKYRALYGTLSHLDIPYLLTFGAHEYEDFGSFRFYDHFGPHFFSIEAGSSRLIFLDSTGKTPWRWQIRWLNDLLAQDTSNARILFIGHPPLQPDENAPFDRQADYLAPPEFRDALLKAISDHDVDRVFSSNLSLFSEKTAAGTTFITTGGAGGLVMNNDTSFYHYVRVSVSAEGEVSHSLQRLEIGQHPILKRLESLWFFIYSLFYTGYLNFLLIVALFAALAIKLYGAIFIAKDYYPDYDLDPSPWLEKPLRIAMFTNNYLPFIGGVPISIERLRRGLEQLGDKLLVVAPRYKGQPEAESHVLRVPSLLAMGEKREFRLANIFLARIRKRVRAFKPDIIHLHHPFWLGSLGLFVARTLRVPAIYTYHTRLEHYAHFVPLPGMLFRNLISHALIKRFANKCDGVIVPTYSTEEYLRMIGVKTPTFVQPTGIEYQKFQDVRHEDVEALRKRLKLHDEKVFISVSRLSNEKNIDFMIEAVDALRRETSVPFRFLMIGDGHQRDRLQQKIEDLGLQEHFTLVGAVPPDEMANWYRLGDAFLFASISETQGMVILEAMAAGLPVVAVRSSGIEDVVRHGHNGFKTPEKQDQWRAEVKKLLEDEALRGRLSGQALEFARDYSVEQFARDVRAIYATTLAMFAKKRKGSGRLGKQEK encoded by the coding sequence ATGATGTTCCGCAATCCACTCAAGCTTCTGTTCTACCTGTGTGTACTGGCGGTGGTTCTGCTGGTGGGCTACAAGGTTTACCTGAACCTGTTCACAGAGAACTTCGAGGGGGTCCACACCGAACAGGTGGAGCGGATTCACCGGCAGGTTCAGGCTGGAGAGCCGTTCAGCTTTGCGGTGGTGGGTAACATCAACAACTCGGTTGGAGTGTTCGAGGACCGGATTATTCCGCAGCTCAACCAGTCCGGCATCGATTTCATGGTCTCCGCCGGCAACGCCGTCAGTGGCGGCGGTGAGGACAAGTACCGGGCCCTCTATGGCACCCTGAGCCACCTGGACATTCCCTATCTGCTCACCTTCGGCGCCCATGAGTACGAGGATTTCGGCAGCTTCCGGTTCTATGACCACTTCGGCCCGCACTTTTTCAGTATTGAGGCGGGCAGCAGCCGTCTGATTTTCCTGGACAGCACCGGCAAGACTCCCTGGCGCTGGCAGATCCGCTGGCTCAACGACCTGCTGGCCCAGGATACGTCCAATGCCCGGATCCTTTTCATTGGCCATCCGCCGCTGCAGCCCGATGAGAACGCACCGTTTGATCGCCAGGCCGACTACCTGGCGCCGCCCGAGTTTCGGGATGCGCTTTTGAAGGCGATCAGTGACCACGATGTGGACCGCGTGTTTTCCTCCAACCTGTCGTTGTTCTCAGAGAAAACCGCGGCCGGCACCACCTTCATTACCACCGGCGGGGCCGGCGGCCTGGTGATGAATAACGACACCAGCTTCTACCACTACGTGCGGGTGAGTGTGAGTGCCGAGGGGGAGGTAAGCCACAGCCTGCAGCGCCTGGAAATCGGGCAGCACCCGATACTGAAGCGGCTGGAGAGCCTCTGGTTCTTTATCTACTCGCTGTTCTACACCGGCTATCTCAATTTCCTGCTGATTGTTGCGCTGTTCGCCGCCCTGGCCATCAAACTCTACGGCGCTATTTTCATCGCCAAGGATTATTACCCGGATTACGACCTGGACCCCTCGCCCTGGCTGGAGAAGCCCCTTCGCATTGCCATGTTCACCAACAATTATCTGCCCTTCATTGGTGGCGTGCCCATTTCCATTGAACGGTTGCGGCGCGGCCTGGAACAACTGGGCGACAAGCTGCTGGTGGTGGCCCCGCGATACAAGGGCCAGCCGGAGGCCGAATCCCACGTGCTTCGGGTACCATCACTGCTGGCCATGGGCGAGAAGCGGGAATTTCGGCTGGCCAATATATTTCTGGCCCGTATCCGCAAGCGGGTTCGGGCCTTCAAACCGGACATCATTCACCTCCACCATCCCTTCTGGCTGGGCTCCCTGGGGCTGTTCGTGGCCCGCACCCTGCGGGTTCCCGCGATCTACACCTACCACACCCGGCTGGAGCACTACGCCCATTTCGTGCCCCTGCCAGGCATGCTGTTCCGCAATCTGATTTCGCACGCGCTGATCAAGCGCTTTGCCAATAAGTGCGATGGTGTGATTGTGCCCACCTACTCCACCGAGGAGTACCTGCGCATGATCGGGGTGAAAACACCCACGTTTGTGCAGCCCACGGGCATTGAATACCAGAAGTTCCAGGATGTCCGGCACGAGGACGTCGAGGCGTTGCGCAAGCGGTTGAAGCTTCACGATGAGAAGGTGTTTATCAGCGTCTCCCGTCTGTCCAACGAGAAGAACATCGACTTCATGATCGAGGCGGTTGATGCCCTGCGTCGGGAAACGAGCGTGCCCTTCCGCTTCCTGATGATCGGCGACGGGCACCAGCGGGATCGGCTGCAGCAGAAAATCGAGGACCTGGGACTGCAGGAACACTTTACCCTGGTAGGCGCCGTGCCGCCGGATGAAATGGCCAACTGGTATCGGCTGGGAGACGCCTTCCTGTTCGCCTCCATATCCGAAACCCAGGGCATGGTGATCCTGGAGGCCATGGCCGCGGGCTTGCCAGTGGTGGCCGTGCGCTCCAGCGGTATCGAGGACGTGGTCCGCCACGGCCACAACGGTTTCAAGACACCGGAAAAGCAGGACCAGTGGCGTGCCGAGGTGAAAAAACTGCTGGAAGACGAAGCGCTGCGTGGCAGGCTCTCCGGCCAGGCCCTGGAGTTTGCGCGGGATTACTCCGTGGAACAGTTCGCCCGGGACGTGCGCGCCATCTACGCCACCACCCTGGCGATGTTTGCCAAGAAACGCAAAGGTTCCGGTCGCCTGGGCAAGCAGGAAAAGTGA
- a CDS encoding YbgA family protein has protein sequence MSGIPVGISTCLLGKEVRHDGGHKHSRYCTQVLSKHFDFRSICPELEAGLGVPRPAIHLREYSDGLRLIETKGTADHTGAMQDFIDRILPSLADLRGYILMAKSPSCGMERIKVHNEDGQVTRRDGRGMFAEALLQAYPLMPVEEEGRLNDDMLRENFIERVFAYDDWMQNVAGEKLSAKALIEFHTRHKFQLLAHSERIYRQLGPMLGDLKSEPLETIADRYIHQFMEAMSQKVSRGSHMNAMQHLMGYLRDSLGDEERKVLLEQMEAYRRGEVPLVVPMTLLRMAQRREPVDYLHSQQYLTPYPDELGLRNNV, from the coding sequence GTGAGCGGCATCCCCGTTGGAATCAGCACCTGCCTGCTGGGCAAGGAAGTCCGCCATGATGGCGGCCATAAGCATTCCCGCTACTGCACCCAGGTGCTGTCGAAACATTTCGACTTCCGTTCCATCTGCCCCGAGCTGGAAGCGGGCCTGGGCGTGCCCCGCCCGGCGATTCACCTGCGCGAATACAGCGACGGCCTTCGCCTGATTGAAACCAAAGGCACCGCCGACCATACCGGCGCCATGCAGGACTTTATCGACCGCATCCTGCCGTCGCTAGCCGATCTTCGGGGCTACATCCTGATGGCCAAGTCCCCCAGCTGCGGCATGGAGCGCATCAAGGTGCACAACGAGGACGGCCAGGTAACCCGGCGCGACGGCCGCGGCATGTTTGCCGAAGCCCTGCTGCAGGCCTACCCGCTGATGCCGGTGGAGGAAGAAGGCCGCCTGAACGATGACATGCTCCGTGAAAACTTCATCGAGCGGGTGTTCGCCTACGACGACTGGATGCAGAATGTGGCCGGCGAGAAGCTGTCGGCCAAGGCGCTGATCGAATTCCACACCCGCCACAAGTTCCAGCTACTGGCCCACTCCGAACGGATCTACCGCCAGCTTGGCCCGATGCTGGGGGACCTCAAATCCGAGCCACTCGAAACCATCGCCGACCGTTACATTCACCAGTTCATGGAAGCCATGAGCCAGAAGGTGAGTCGGGGCTCGCACATGAACGCCATGCAGCACCTGATGGGCTACCTGCGGGATTCCCTGGGCGATGAAGAGCGCAAGGTGCTGCTGGAGCAGATGGAGGCCTACCGCCGGGGCGAGGTGCCGCTGGTGGTGCCCATGACCCTGCTGCGTATGGCCCAACGCCGGGAACCGGTGGATTACCTGCACAGCCAGCAGTATCTGACGCCTTACCCTGACGAGCTTGGGCTGCGGAACAACGTCTAG
- a CDS encoding DUF481 domain-containing protein, whose protein sequence is MDLRKAVAVTAVVFTPLAFGQDADNWKGETELGVLITSGNTEETNIKGRLGLIHEVETWRNTGEFRANYSETEDETTAEKYLATLETNYKFSENQYWFLRGAYEDDRFSGYDFESSLTTGYGQRVWNSGERSFLDLSAGAGYRYNKLEMVNARGEDAEKEAIARLAGQFDYALSENALFRQRLSTEIGLDENNTITESETSLQANVVGNLSMKAAFRVKHLSDPPAGSEDTDTETSLSLLYGF, encoded by the coding sequence ATGGATTTACGAAAGGCCGTAGCCGTCACCGCCGTTGTGTTCACGCCCCTTGCCTTCGGGCAGGACGCCGATAACTGGAAAGGTGAGACCGAGCTGGGCGTGCTGATCACCTCCGGCAATACCGAGGAGACCAACATCAAGGGTCGATTGGGCCTGATCCATGAAGTCGAAACCTGGCGCAACACCGGCGAGTTCCGCGCCAATTACTCGGAAACCGAAGACGAGACCACCGCCGAAAAGTACCTGGCGACGCTGGAAACCAACTACAAGTTCTCTGAGAACCAGTACTGGTTTCTCCGGGGCGCCTACGAGGACGATCGTTTTTCCGGCTACGACTTCGAATCCTCACTGACAACCGGTTACGGTCAGCGGGTCTGGAATTCCGGAGAGCGTTCCTTCCTTGATCTCTCGGCCGGTGCCGGTTATCGCTACAACAAACTGGAGATGGTGAACGCCCGGGGCGAGGACGCCGAGAAAGAGGCCATCGCCCGTCTGGCCGGGCAATTTGATTATGCCTTGTCTGAAAATGCCCTGTTTCGCCAGAGGCTAAGCACGGAAATCGGTCTGGACGAGAACAACACCATCACCGAGTCGGAGACCTCGCTGCAGGCCAACGTGGTGGGTAACCTGTCCATGAAGGCCGCGTTCCGGGTCAAGCATCTGTCCGACCCGCCGGCCGGTTCCGAGGATACCGACACCGAAACCTCGCTGTCGCTGCTCTACGGTTTCTGA
- the trhO gene encoding oxygen-dependent tRNA uridine(34) hydroxylase TrhO, with protein MSNNVVVCALYKFAVLNDYKSLRQPLLNLMLEKDVHGTLLLAREGINGTIAGSREGIDAVKAWIASDERFDGIDYKESFVDIQPFKRTKVKLKKEIVTMGVEGIDPKRIVGTYVEPKAWNDLISDPDVVLVDTRNQYEVEIGTFRNAVNPATDTFREFPEYVKQNLDPAKHKKVAMFCTGGIRCEKSTAYLKEQGFEEVYHLKGGILKYLEEVPEEESLWHGECFVFDDRVTVNHKLERGEYDQCHACRRPITEQDKQRPEYEQGVSCHQCVDSLTEEQKARFAERERQMRLAEGRGEAHVGGEAARIIAERKARKKAERERQARQSMAGEQARNTEGA; from the coding sequence ATGAGCAACAACGTCGTTGTCTGCGCCCTGTACAAGTTCGCAGTCCTGAATGATTACAAATCCCTCCGTCAGCCCTTATTGAACCTGATGCTTGAAAAAGACGTGCACGGCACCCTGCTGCTGGCGCGTGAAGGCATCAACGGCACCATCGCCGGAAGCCGCGAGGGCATCGATGCCGTGAAGGCCTGGATCGCCAGCGACGAGCGGTTCGATGGCATCGACTACAAAGAGTCATTTGTGGACATCCAGCCGTTCAAGCGCACCAAAGTGAAGCTCAAGAAAGAGATTGTCACCATGGGTGTGGAGGGCATCGATCCGAAGCGCATCGTCGGCACGTATGTGGAACCAAAGGCGTGGAACGACCTGATTTCCGATCCGGACGTGGTGCTGGTGGATACCCGCAACCAGTACGAAGTAGAGATCGGTACCTTCAGGAATGCCGTCAATCCGGCCACCGATACCTTCCGGGAGTTCCCGGAATACGTGAAGCAGAACCTGGATCCTGCCAAACACAAGAAGGTGGCCATGTTCTGTACCGGCGGCATCCGCTGCGAGAAATCCACGGCCTATCTGAAAGAGCAGGGCTTCGAAGAGGTGTATCACCTGAAAGGCGGCATCCTGAAGTACCTGGAAGAGGTGCCGGAGGAAGAAAGCCTGTGGCACGGAGAGTGCTTCGTATTCGATGACCGGGTCACGGTGAACCACAAGCTTGAGCGTGGCGAGTACGATCAGTGTCACGCGTGCCGGCGGCCCATCACCGAGCAGGACAAGCAGCGTCCGGAATACGAGCAGGGTGTGAGCTGCCACCAGTGCGTTGACTCACTGACCGAGGAACAGAAAGCCCGCTTTGCCGAGCGTGAGCGCCAGATGCGTCTGGCGGAGGGGCGTGGCGAAGCCCATGTGGGCGGCGAAGCGGCGCGCATCATTGCCGAGCGCAAGGCCCGGAAAAAGGCCGAAAGAGAACGTCAGGCCCGTCAAAGCATGGCCGGAGAACAGGCCAGGAACACAGAGGGCGCCTGA
- a CDS encoding DsbA family protein, which yields MGEAKRRKETGAPAPRKGKSNKPLMIGVAVLILAAVVFGLSFMTSSPEPTSDELPVAAPNAEPFPSELDQFGISVGPEDAPVVVREFADYQCPACGRFSSASKQLKQEYVDTGKVRFVYFDLPLQQHENAMPAAQAARCAGDQDAYWAMHDRLYDSQTEWSGSNDPVATFTRYATDLGLEERRFRRCMTTELHREAVEQSRQVAMQLRVTSTPTVLVDNIRLTRPGWGQLSALVERELAGEQQQ from the coding sequence ATGGGTGAAGCAAAACGACGCAAGGAAACCGGAGCCCCGGCTCCCCGCAAGGGCAAATCCAACAAGCCCCTGATGATCGGCGTGGCCGTCCTGATATTGGCTGCTGTGGTGTTCGGATTATCCTTCATGACCTCCTCTCCAGAGCCTACCTCCGATGAGCTGCCGGTAGCGGCTCCCAACGCCGAACCTTTCCCGTCGGAACTGGACCAGTTCGGTATTTCCGTGGGTCCTGAGGACGCCCCCGTGGTGGTCCGGGAGTTTGCTGATTACCAGTGCCCGGCCTGTGGCCGTTTCTCCTCGGCCAGTAAGCAGCTGAAGCAGGAGTACGTGGACACCGGCAAGGTGCGTTTTGTCTATTTCGATCTGCCCCTCCAGCAGCACGAGAACGCCATGCCCGCGGCCCAGGCCGCCCGCTGTGCCGGTGATCAGGATGCCTACTGGGCCATGCACGATCGCCTCTACGATTCCCAGACGGAATGGAGTGGCTCCAACGATCCGGTGGCCACCTTCACCCGCTACGCCACGGATCTTGGCCTGGAAGAACGCCGCTTCCGCCGGTGCATGACCACGGAACTGCACCGCGAGGCGGTCGAACAGAGCCGCCAGGTGGCCATGCAGCTTCGGGTGACCAGCACCCCGACGGTGCTGGTGGACAACATCCGTCTGACACGGCCCGGCTGGGGCCAGCTCTCCGCCTTAGTTGAGCGTGAACTGGCAGGCGAGCAGCAACAGTGA
- a CDS encoding NAD(P)H-dependent flavin oxidoreductase translates to MPLPALLKDTLSLPLVAAPMFLISGPALALACCKQGIVGSFPALNQRTSEGFEDWLVQMNEELAAFRSTHPDVKTAPYAVNLIVHRTNPRWQADLELCVKHQVPIVITSLGAASQVVEAVHSYGGLVFHDVTNQKHARKAAEAGVDGIIAVAAGAGGHAGTINPVVLVHEIREVFDGTILLAGGLSHGEDLLAAQALGADLGYLGTRFINTTESQADDAYRNMIIEAVSADIIHTPAVSGVPASFMRQSLEAAGYAMDRLNQAGEVNYGEKLKPMDDEAKAWKTVWSAGQGVSQIHDVLPVADLVRRLSEEYGQARARLLSTTS, encoded by the coding sequence ATGCCATTGCCCGCACTGCTGAAAGATACCCTCTCCCTTCCCCTGGTGGCCGCCCCCATGTTTCTGATCTCCGGCCCCGCGCTTGCCCTGGCCTGCTGCAAGCAGGGCATTGTGGGCAGCTTTCCAGCCTTGAACCAGCGCACCAGCGAAGGCTTTGAGGACTGGCTGGTCCAGATGAACGAGGAACTGGCAGCGTTCCGGAGCACGCACCCGGATGTAAAGACGGCACCTTATGCCGTGAACCTGATCGTGCACCGAACCAATCCCCGCTGGCAGGCGGATCTGGAGCTGTGTGTAAAGCACCAGGTGCCCATTGTGATCACCTCCCTGGGCGCCGCCAGCCAGGTGGTGGAAGCGGTGCACAGTTACGGCGGCCTGGTGTTCCACGATGTGACCAACCAGAAACACGCGCGCAAGGCGGCTGAGGCCGGTGTGGACGGAATCATTGCGGTGGCTGCCGGTGCCGGAGGCCACGCCGGCACCATCAATCCGGTGGTGCTGGTGCATGAGATTCGCGAGGTGTTTGACGGCACCATCTTGTTGGCCGGGGGGCTTTCTCACGGAGAGGATTTGCTGGCCGCCCAGGCCCTCGGTGCGGATCTGGGTTACCTGGGCACGCGGTTCATCAACACCACCGAATCCCAAGCCGACGACGCCTACCGGAACATGATCATTGAGGCGGTATCGGCCGACATCATCCACACCCCGGCCGTGTCTGGCGTGCCTGCCAGCTTCATGCGCCAGAGTCTGGAAGCCGCCGGCTACGCCATGGACCGCCTGAACCAGGCGGGCGAGGTCAACTACGGCGAAAAGCTCAAGCCCATGGACGACGAGGCCAAAGCCTGGAAAACCGTGTGGTCGGCAGGCCAGGGTGTGAGCCAGATCCATGACGTGTTACCGGTCGCGGATCTGGTCCGCCGCCTGAGCGAAGAATACGGGCAAGCCCGGGCCAGGCTGCTCTCAACAACCTCCTGA
- a CDS encoding methyl-accepting chemotaxis protein: MSFEFLRRLVSSRLLRPVFIVLVVAGLVQVLVSQWLISSQVERLVATAGTALQASSEQVSASFGDTREDVRTRLETMRQKTTEELAEELTRQQMEQQERVAGNVRSAVMAEAQGLADVLAAVAAPLIWDRDIPRLTDLVELADARESVLFAIYYDQYGERLTRYVDRSDDRVRTLMEQGEGRGAANRVLDAASRDPNVVIISADIAPQGSAIGELKLGLSLEGINRDMAALEEEFSATIAGSINALRDTLEAETEQVNQRLQQQLAAMDANTRSRMEGTVEALNSEASSLSANLSLLAIGSAVALIVLVALVLGGGLLPRVFRLSSAIWGIADGEADLTRRVAMKGRDELTDMAEGVNRFIARIQELVAEVRASAESAAGQAQSQGDISRQAVAAVNRQEQAVAEVSGTMDTMSRSIAEVAGNIQEIAGSVSNVSSESEATAGISRDVRHRLDQVVRNVEQAVEAVNQLDAQSKEIGSVLSVIGAIAEQTNLLALNAAIEAARAGESGRGFAVVADEVRTLASRTQESTTEIQTIIERLQKGSQQAVTAIGDVSGQVAESSSEFRRADEHFERINQLLGSLQERALATASVAEEEGRQASDVSTSVADIASSSQETVQAIERSDKASGQIARTLASLQEKASQFHV, encoded by the coding sequence ATGTCCTTTGAGTTCCTTCGGCGGCTGGTTTCAAGCCGCCTTCTCCGACCGGTTTTCATTGTTCTGGTGGTCGCAGGCCTGGTGCAGGTACTGGTCAGCCAGTGGCTGATCTCCAGCCAGGTCGAGCGTCTGGTAGCGACTGCCGGTACCGCCCTTCAGGCCAGCAGCGAGCAGGTGAGCGCATCCTTCGGTGACACACGCGAGGACGTACGCACCCGCCTGGAGACCATGCGGCAGAAGACCACCGAGGAATTGGCAGAGGAACTCACCCGCCAGCAGATGGAGCAACAGGAGCGGGTGGCCGGTAATGTGCGCAGTGCCGTCATGGCCGAGGCCCAGGGGTTGGCGGACGTTCTCGCTGCGGTTGCAGCACCCCTGATCTGGGATCGCGATATTCCCCGGCTGACCGATCTGGTGGAGCTGGCGGATGCCCGGGAGTCGGTGTTGTTCGCCATTTACTACGACCAGTACGGCGAGCGCCTGACCCGCTATGTGGACCGTTCCGATGACCGGGTGCGCACTCTTATGGAGCAGGGGGAAGGCCGTGGTGCGGCAAATCGGGTCCTGGATGCGGCAAGCCGTGACCCCAACGTCGTTATCATTTCGGCGGATATTGCGCCCCAGGGTTCGGCCATCGGCGAATTGAAGTTGGGACTGTCACTGGAAGGTATAAACCGGGATATGGCCGCCCTGGAAGAAGAATTCAGTGCCACCATTGCCGGCAGTATCAATGCTCTGCGGGATACCCTGGAGGCCGAAACCGAGCAGGTGAACCAGAGACTTCAGCAGCAACTGGCGGCCATGGATGCCAACACCCGTTCGCGCATGGAAGGCACCGTGGAAGCACTGAATTCGGAGGCCTCCAGCCTCTCGGCCAATCTTTCGCTGTTGGCCATCGGCTCGGCGGTGGCGCTGATCGTCCTGGTGGCCCTGGTGCTGGGCGGCGGCCTGCTGCCCAGGGTGTTCCGGCTGAGTTCCGCGATCTGGGGTATCGCCGATGGCGAGGCCGATCTCACCCGACGTGTGGCGATGAAAGGCCGGGACGAGCTGACCGACATGGCCGAAGGCGTGAATCGGTTTATTGCCCGGATCCAGGAGCTGGTGGCCGAAGTGCGCGCCTCCGCCGAGTCGGCAGCCGGCCAGGCCCAGAGCCAGGGCGACATCAGCCGGCAGGCGGTGGCTGCCGTTAATCGTCAGGAGCAGGCCGTGGCCGAGGTGTCGGGCACCATGGACACCATGTCACGGAGCATTGCCGAGGTGGCCGGCAACATTCAGGAAATCGCCGGTTCGGTAAGTAACGTCAGCTCCGAGAGTGAGGCCACCGCTGGTATTTCCCGGGATGTCCGGCACAGGCTGGACCAGGTGGTGCGCAATGTCGAGCAGGCCGTCGAGGCGGTCAACCAGCTGGATGCCCAGAGCAAGGAAATCGGCTCGGTGCTGTCGGTGATCGGCGCCATTGCCGAGCAGACCAATCTGTTGGCGCTGAACGCCGCCATCGAGGCGGCCAGGGCCGGGGAGTCCGGTCGGGGCTTTGCGGTAGTGGCCGATGAAGTACGCACCCTGGCCAGCCGGACCCAGGAATCCACCACGGAGATACAGACCATCATCGAGCGCCTGCAGAAAGGCAGTCAGCAAGCGGTGACCGCCATAGGCGATGTGTCTGGCCAGGTGGCGGAGTCGTCATCGGAGTTCCGCCGGGCAGACGAGCACTTCGAGCGTATCAACCAGCTGCTTGGCAGTCTTCAGGAGCGTGCCCTGGCCACGGCCTCGGTTGCCGAGGAGGAGGGCCGGCAGGCCAGCGATGTCAGTACCAGCGTCGCCGACATTGCCAGCTCCTCGCAGGAGACGGTTCAAGCCATCGAACGCTCCGACAAAGCCAGTGGCCAGATTGCCCGCACGCTGGCCTCGTTGCAGGAGAAAGCTTCCCAGTTCCACGTTTGA